The window CAGAAGGAGGAATTCATCTACATGACGCCGTTCACGCCCCGCGGCAAGGATAACCTCGCGGCGTGGATGGTGGCGCGGATGGACGGCGACCACTACGGGCAGCTCATGGTATACCAGTTTCCCAAGCAGAGCCTGGTGTACGGGCCCAAGCAGATCGTGAACCGCATCAATCAGGACACCGATATCTCGCGCCAGATCACGCTGTGGGATCAGCGGGGTTCGGAGGTGATTCGGGGTGAACTCCTGGTGATTCCGATCCAGGAGTCGCTGATCTACGTGCAGCCGCTGTTCCTGCGCGCGTCGGGCGGCTCGATTCCGGAGATGAAGCGCGTGGTCGTGGCGAGCGGCGACCGGGTGGTGATGGGGGAGACGCTCGATCAGGCGCTGGACGCGATGTTCGGTAACGGCGCGCCGGCGCCGGTGACGCAGGCGCCGGCGGACACGTCGGGGCAGGGCGAGCTCTCGGCCGCCGCCGGCGCTCCGACCCCGGCGCTCGGGGCCGGGGCGGCGGCGCTGCTCCAACAGGCCCAGGATCACTATGACCGCGCGATCGCCGCGCAACGGGCCGGCAACTGGGCCGAATACGGCCGGCAGATCGACGCCCTGGGCGCCGTGATCCGGCAGCTCAAAGCTGGTCACCATTAACAAACTACTATTATGCACTCCGCGGCTCGATTCGTGAATTCGCGGCGGCTGACCGTCCTCGCGTCGCTACTCCTGGTTCCCGCGCTCCGCGCGCAGGGGGCGCCGGCGCTCACGCGACCGCTGCCGGTGGACACGGCGGTGACGATCGGCACGCTGCCCAACGGCCTGCGCTACTACATCCGGGTGAATCACAAGCCGGAGAAGCGCGCCGAACTGCGGCTGGTGGTGAACGCGGGGTCGATTCTGGAGACCAACCAGCAGTTGGGGCTGGCACACGTCATCGAGCACATGGCGTTCGAGGGCACCCGGCACTTTCCCAAGAACACGTTGGTGAGCTACCTGCAATCCATCGGCATGCAGTTCGGGGCCGACCTCAACGCCTCCACCGGGTTCGACGAGACGGTCTATCAGTTGACGGTGCCCACCGACACCGAGCGGATCGTGAACTCGGCATTCCAGATCCTGAGCGATTGGGCGCACGGGGTGCTGTTCGACTCCAGCCGGGTGATGGCCGAGCGCGAGGTGGTGCGGGAGGAATGGCGGGGCGACAAGGGCGCCGAGGACCGCATGATGCGGCAGTGGCTGCCGATCGCCTTCAAGGGATCGCGGTACGCCGACCGGCTGCCGATCGGCACCGAGCAGAGCATCATGACGGCCACCCCGTCGCGGCTCCGGCCGTTCTACGACGAATGGTACCGGCCCGATCTGATGGCGGTGGTGGCGGTGGGCGACTTCGACGCCGCGCGGATCGAGGCGCTCATCAAGCGGGATTTCTCGGCGATTCCGAATCCCGCGCACGAGGAACCGCGGCCGGTGGCGGGGATTCCCGACAATGCGGCTCCGCTGGTGGCGATCGCTACCGACAAGGAGGCCACGGCCTCGGACGTCGACGTGATCTTCAAGATGGCGCGCCGGACCACGACGACGGTGGGCGACTACCGCCGCAATCTGGTCGGCGACCTGTACCTGGCGATGCTCAACAACCGGTTCGACGAGATGGCGCAGAAGCCTGGCGCGCCGTTTCTCGACGCCGGCGCATCGCGGAGCTCGTTCTACGCGCGAACGGTGGAAGCGTTCTCGCTGGCGGCCGACGTGAAGGACGGCGGCATCGAGCGGGGCACGGCGGCGCTGCTCGAGGAGGCACGTCGCGCAGACCAGTTCGGATTCCTGCCGGACGAGTTGGAGCGCGCCAAAGCGAATCTGCTTCGCGGATACGAGCGCGCGTACGACGAGCGCGACAAGACGAATTCGGGGTCGTACGTGGGGGAGTACGTGGACAACTACCTCTACCACGACCCGATTCCGGGCATCGGCTGGGAGTACGACGCGGTGAAGTCGTTGCTGCCCGGCATCACGCTGGCGGAGGTGAACGCGATCGGCCGTAGCTGGTTCACGCCCGACAATCGCGTGGTGATCGCGGAGGCGCCCGAGAAGCCCGGCGTCGAGGTGCCGACCAGGGAGCGGCTGCTGGCGGTCATGGACAGCGCCGCGAAGCTGACGCTCACCCCGTATACCGAGACCGTGGCCGGCGGCCCGCTGCTGGCGCCGATCACGACCGTGGGGCGCGTGGTGGCCGAGCAGGCCGTCCCCGCCGTGAACGTCACGGAGTGGACACTGTCCAATGGCGCGCGCGTGGTGGTCAAACCCACCGATTTCAAAGCGGACGAGATATTACTGAGCGCATATGCGAACGGCGGCACGTCGCTGGCGCCCGATTCGGAGTACATGTCGGCGGCGCTGGCGTCGCAGATCGCGGGCCTGAGCGGGCTGGGGCAGTTCAGCCGAGTGGATCTTGGCAAGAAGCTGAGCGGCAAGGTGGCCGGCGTATCGGCCGCCATAGGGGGGACCGAGCAAACGATCTCAGGGCACGCCTCGCCGAAAGACCTCGAGACGCTGTTCCAGCTCATCCATCTCGAGTTCACGGGCGCGCGTCTGGACACCGCGGCCTTCGAAGCGTTCCGGAACCAGGTGGAGCCATACCTCGCCAACCGCGGCGCCTCGCCGGATGAAGTGTTCTCGGATACGGTCCAGGTCACGATGGGGCAGCACGACTTCCGATCGCGGCCGATCACGCCGGCGACGTTCGCCGAGGTGGACCCGCACCGGGCGCTCGACTTCTTCAAGGCCCGATTCGCCGGGGCATCGGGCTTCACGTTCGTGTTCGTGGGCAACGTGAACCTCGACACGCTCAAGGCGCTGAGCGAGCGGTACCTGGCCACGATTCCCGCGGGCCATCCGGAAACGTGGAAGAACGTGGAGAAGGGGCCGCCGACGGGCGTCGTGGAGCGCGTGGTGCACAAGGGCGTGGAGCCCAAGGCGAACACGATGCTGTTCTTCACCGGGCCGCTCGACTACGCGCCGCAGAACCGGTTCGACCTGCGCGCACTGGCCGAGCTGCTGCAGATGCAGGTGATCGAGACGCTGCGCGAGAAGTTGGGGGGCACGTACAGCCCGAGCGTGAACGCGGGAACGGATTTCGCGCCGCGCCAGGAGTACACGATGCAGGTGGGGTTCAGTTCCGCACCGGCCAACGTCGACACGCTCGTCGCGACCACGATGGAACTCATCGAGACGCTGCAGCGCCAGGGCCCCTCGGCCGCCGACGTGGAGAAGGTGAAGGAGCAACTCCTCCGCGAGCACCAGGTGGAGGTGAAGCAGAACGCGTTCTGGGCGGGGAACATCGCGGCCCGTCTGCGCGCCGGCGAGGACATCGCCGGCTTGGGCGACCCGTACACGGCGATGATCACCGCGCTGACGGCCGCCGAGCTGCAGGCCGCGGCGAAGACGTATCTGAATACCGGGAATTATGCGCGGTTCGAGTTGCTGCCTGGAGGAAAGTAGGAGGGGAGAAGAGTAGGAGGGAGAACTGCGGAACGCCGTTCCCGTCCTACCGTCCAACCAGTCCTACTCCCCTATGGCAGCTGCAGTTTATACAATGCGATGGCGTTGTCGCGAAGGACCATGCGTGCCAACTGTTCGGCGCGCGCCCGCGTGATCTCACCGTCGCGCATCATGCCGGTGAGGGCGAGGCCGAGGGCACGACGCGCTGAGTTCGTGGCGAGCCACGCGCCCTGGTCCCACCCCTGCGGCGCGCCGCCGTCGAAGGCATCGGTGCCGAACAGCACCTTCTCCGGCCACTGACTGAGCCAGTCGCGGAGCACGCCGGCCAGCTGCGACGGTTCGATGAACTGCGTCATCATCGAGATGTCGGCATACATGTTGGGCTTGCCGAGCAGCGCGAGCGTCTCGTTGGTGAGCGGCCAGCCACCATGGAGCATCACGAAATTGGTGCCGCGGAGCGTGGAGTCGTCGGCCACCGCCTCGAGCTGATACGGCGCCGATCCGCTGGGCGAATAGAAGCCGCCGAACTCGTAGAGCACGTGGAGGTGCACGGGCATGCCCAGCCGGCCGGCCCGGAATGCGATCTCGTGGAACAGGTAGTCTTCGAGCGTCTTGTACTCGGCGCGCGTGGGCACGCCGCCGTGTACGTAGCGCGCATACACGGCGCGGGCGGCCGCCGTGTCGGGCGGAGCGAAGTCGAGCGGGCGCAGGTACGCCGCTTCGAACTTGACCGCCACGGCGCCCGAGTCGTGCTGGCGCTCCAGCGTGGGGTCGACCACCGTCTGCACGTACGCGGCGAGGTCGCCGGGCAGCGCCTGCAGGCCGAGCGCGCGCAGGTAGCGGTGCAGGAGCGCGGCCTCGCGGGGATAGAGGGCGCGTGTGTCGGGCGTGCGCGCCGCTTCGGCACGCGTGTCGAGCGGCAGCATGAGCGCGTCGTCGAATGGGACCCAGCGGAAGCGCGGACGCTCGAGTCCCGGACCCACCGCGATCCGGTTGGCCAACATCACGGCGATGCCCGCCCGGTCGAGCACCCACGACGGGAATTGGTCGCCCTGCTCTGCGCGAACGCGTTCGCGCGCCGCGGCCAGGGCGTCGAGGTAGGCCTTGCCGGTGTCGGACGCCGGGACGTCGTACAGCGCGCGCGCCGCGGACGCCCATTCGGGGTTCTCGAGGCGCAGGCGCCAGGGCAGCTGGAAGGGAGGAATGCCGTCGAGCGGCAGCGCGTCGTATTCGGTATCGGGAGGCGCACCAGGCGCGACGGGCCGCATGGGATGCGCGTGGTTGTCCACCGCTTTGATGCCGGCGATGTAGCCAGCGAGCTGGGGATCGACCGGATTCTGGTTCCTGGAGCCGGTACCGCACGCGGCGATCAGGGTACAGGCGGCGAGCGCGATGGCTTTCATGGGGGCGGGAGCGGGGGAAGGCGGGCACGGAATACCATAACCTGCGCCCTGCGCCGGCATCAAGAACGGAGAGGAAGCACCGGATGGCGTGCTGTTCATACCACGCGTTCCTTGTGCCCGCCCGGCGGGGGCTTGCAGGCGACGCCGGGTTTCTCCACGTTCCAGACCTTCGCCCCCTCCTCTTGCACCCTCACCCGGACGGATTCATGCGCAAGACCTTCTTTCCCGTAATCGCCGGACTGCTCGTTTCGGCGTCCCCGCTCTTTGCCCAGGCGACGAGCCCCGTGGCTGACGCGCTTCGCGGCTCGCTGGCCGGCGCCACTCGCAATCTCGTCGCCGCCGCCGAGGAGATGCCAGCCGACAAGTACAGCTATCATCCCACCGAGGCGCAGATGACCTTCGGCCAGCTCGTGCTGCACGTGGCCACGTCCAACGAATTCCTCTGCTCGCGCATCAGCGGCACGACGGCGCCCACCGAAGCGAAGCTCACCGCCACGTCGCCCAAGGCAGAACTCGTGGCGAGAATGAAGCGCTCGTTCGCCTACTGCGAGACGAGTTTCGCCAAGCTCAACGACTCGGGGCTCACCGATAGCGTGCCGTTCTTTGGCGGGAGCAAGGTGACCCGCGCCGCGGCGATGATGGACATGGCGGCCGACTGGGCCGACCACTACGGCGCGGCGGCCGGCTATCTGCGCCTGAACGGGATGTTGCCGCCCACGGCGAAGGGCCGCGGCGGCATGTAGCACGGGGTCGCCGCGCCACGCGCGGCGTCGAGAACGGAGGGGACGAACACGATGATCCGGATGGCTCCTCCGTTCTTGACGCCGGTTGGTCGAAACTGGCCGGCGTTGCCCGCGTAGGGAGATGGGGCGCGCATCGGGCGCGCACACGACAGGAGCGATCGATGGCAGACACCACCGGCAACACCGAAGAACACAAAGTCTCGGGCGAGGGGCTCGTGGCGCGCGTGAAGGAACTGGTGCACCAGGGGAACATCCGGCGCATCATCGTCAAGAACGACAAGGGCCATACGATTTTCGAAATTCCGCTCACCTTCGGTCTCGTGGGGGCGGCATTCATGCCGGTGCTGGTGGCCCTCGGCTCGATTGCCGCGCTCGCCGCCGAATACACGCTCGTGGTCGAGAAGCGGGGCCCGGACGAGAAGTAAGGCGATCCACTCGCGCGCGCCGGCCCAAGCCACCTCCCCGCGCGGGGTAGGAGAGTAGGAAGGAAAACGACCAACGCCGTTTCCGTCCTACCTTCCTACTCTCGGATCGCGCCAATCGGCTCCGGCTCTTAGATTGTCCCACGTCCGAGCCGAGACTCCCAACCCCGCGACCATGTCCGAACGCGACCTCCACGCCCTGCTGTCCGACCTGCACCACAGTCTGCTCGACACCACGTCGGTGAGCGAGGAGACCAAGGCGATGCTCGAACAGCTTGCGGCGGACATTCGGCCGATCGTCGAAGGCGGGCCGGGAGGTCCGATTGCCGGCGGCAAAGCGGCGGGGCTGCGCGAGCGGTTGGAGGGCGCGATGGCTGCCGTCGAGGCATCGCACCCAGCGCTGGCCAGGGCCATCGAACGGGTGGCCGACACGCTGGCGTTCTACAACCTCTAGCGACAGCGCGAGTTCGGCGGCGGGCAGAATACGGGCGATAAACGGGCGGAGAACGAGTGCGTCGCAGCGCCCCGCCCGGGGCCCCCGACCCGTTATACTTAGAAGGAGAGCAATTCCCTGCCGCGGATCACCAGGCCGCGACTCGCCCACCGAGGAGCGACGATGCCATCAGAAGCCCTTTCCACCGCGCGGCAGGAGTTCGTGACCGCCATGAAGCGCGACACCGCCCCCGTGGAGTGCCCGCGGTTCCTGGCCGTGCTCGACGCCATGATCGAGTGGAGTCTGGCTCGCCCCACGCTGGTGAAGTTCCGCCCCGAGGACTCCCACGACGGGACGATCGCGTTCGGACGCGTAGGCTCGAAGCTCACCATCTGGACGGCGTCGCCCCGCAAGCGCGACACGCCGCGGTTCGAGGTGATGCCGCGCGGGGCCCGCACGCTCAGCGACGAAGACCGGTCGTCGGTCATGGCCACGCTCAACGCCCACACCCGCGACGAACTGGAAGTTGGCGATCCGCTCCGCATCTCGTTCGGCGCCCTCAAGAACAAGGCGGCGCGCGCAGCGGTGTGCGACTGCATGGACCGCCTGCTCGTGGTCACCTGACGATTCGCCGCGCGGCGTCCCGCGCGGCCCGCCTCCAACAATTCTCTGCGTGCCGTTTACCGGATTCAAACTCCATCCCGACCTCCTGCGCGGTATTAAAGAACTAGGATACCAGCGCCCCACCCCGATCCAGAACGACGCCATTCCGCCGGCCATGGCCGGCCGCGACGTGCTCGCGTGCGCGATGACGGGCAGCGGCAAGACGGCGGCGTTCCTGCTCCCCGTGCTCCATCAGCTGGCGGGCCGTCCGCGCGGCACCACCCGCGCGCTGGTGATCACGCCCACGCGCGAGCTGGCGGCCCAGATCCTCGAGGACCTGAACGATCTCGCCGTCCACACGCCGCTCACCGGCGCCTCCGTGTACGGCGGCGTGGGCATGGGGCCCCAGGAACACGCCTTCCGCAGCGGCGTGGACGTGATCATCGCCACTCCCGGACGGCTGCTCGATCACTTCAAGGCCCCCTACGCCAAGCTCGCCGGCCTCCAGTACCTGGTGCTCGACGAGGCCGACCGCATGCTCGACATGGGGTTCCTGCCCGAGATCCGGAAAATCCTGCGCCACCTGCCTGCCAAACGGCAGACGCTGTTCTTCAGCGCCACGATGCCGCCGGCCATCGGCCAGTTGGCGCGTGAGATGCTGCACGACCCGGTGACGCTCAACATCGAGCGGCAGTCGGCGCCGGCGGTGGGCATCACGCAGGCCGTGTACCCGGTGCCCCAGGAACTCAAGTCGTCGCTGCTCGTCGCGCTGCTCGCGCGCGGCGACATGGAGCAGGCGCTGGTGTTCACGCGCACCAAGCATCGCGCCAACCGGCTGTGCGAGTTCCTGGTCAAACGCGGGCTCAAGGCCGAGCGCATCCACGGCAACCGTTCACAGGCCCAGCGCACGGCGGCGCTGGACGGGTTCAAGCGCGGGATCCACCGCGTGCTCGTGGCCACCGACATCGCCGCCCGCGGCATCGACGTCGAGGCGCTGGGACACGTCGTGAACTTCGACGTCCCCAACGTGCCCGAAGACTACATCCATCGGGTGGGACGCACGGCCCGCGCCGAGGCGACGGGCGACGCATTCACCATGGTCTCGCCGGAGGAAGAGGGCGAGTTGCGCGGCATCGAGCGGGCCATCGGCAAGCGGCTGCCGCGCGTGATCCTGCCCGACTTCGACTACAAGGCGCGCGTGGAGGGGAAGCTCGAGGTCCCGCTGGCCGAGCGCGTGGCCGGCATCCGGGCCCGCAAGGCGCAGGAGCGCGCCCGGGCCAAGGCCAAGGACGCGCGCCGCCGCGGGTAGCGGAGCTTCGCCGGTTCCACTTGCGCAGGGTGAAGCCGACCGGCAGCATATCGGGATGACGAACCCTCATCGTGCCGCACCCTCGACGCGCCGCGTGCCCACACCGCCGCGCGTCGTCGTTTTCTGCCTGATCGGCGCCCTCGCCCTGCTTCCCGCCGGCGCCCGCGCGCAGCAGTCCGTGGACATGGCCAAGCTGCAGGACGAGGCGGTGTCGCGCATCGAGCAGTACATCAAGATCAACACCACCAATCCGCCGGGCAACGAAGACCAGACGATGAAGTTCTTCGCCCGGATCTTCACCGCCGAGGGCATTCCGTTCGACACCGCGTCGTCGGCCCCGGGGCGCGGCAATATCTGGGCGCGGCTCAAGGGTGGGTCGCAGCCGGCGCTGGTGCTGCTCAGCCACATGGACGTGGTCCCCGCCGATCCCAAGTACTGGAGCGTGGACCCGTTCGCGGCCACGGTGAAGGACGGCTTTCTCTGGGGACGCGGCACGCTCGACACGAAGACGTTGGGCATCGTGGAGTTGGAGGCGTTCCTGACGCTGCACCGCACCAAGGCGCCGCTCGACCGCGACGTGATCTTCATGGCCACGGCGGACGAGGAAGCGGGCGCGGCGTTCGGGGCGGGGTGGGTGATGACGCACCATCCCGAAGCGTTCGCCGGCGCCGGGTTCGTGCTCAACGAGGGCGGCGGCGGCGACGTGGATCAGGGGCGCGAACGGTTCGGCATCGAGGTCACGCAGAAGGTGCCGTACTGGTTCAAGCTCACCGCCACGGGCACCCCGCGGCACGGGTCGGAACCGCAGGTCGCCTCGGCGGTGAACCGCATCGTCCGGTCGCTCTACCGGCTGCAGACGTACCAGTTCGCGCCGCGGATCATCCCGGCGGTGGACGCCTACTTCAAGGGGCTCGCGCCCACCGCCGGTCCCGAATGGAAGGACGCGTTCGCCGACATGGCCAAGACCATCCAGGATCCCGACAAGCTGCTCCGCCTGCAGACCGAGATGCCCGAACTGGCCGCCCTCACCCGCAACACCTGCGCGATCACGATGCTGCAGGCCAGCAACAAGATCAACGTGATCCCGCCCGAGGCATCGGCTCAGTTGGACTGCCGCCTGCTACCCGACCAGGACGTGCCGGCGTTCAAGCAGGAGCTGCGCGACGCGCTCAACGATCCCGGCATCACCGTCGAGCAACTGCTCGGCTTCACGCCGGCCGTGTCGCCCACCGACAATCTGTTGTACCGCACGATCGTGGACGTCACGCGGCAGCACTATCCCGACGCCGCCGTCGTGCCCGCGGTGTCCACCGGGTTCACCGACAGCCACTTCTTCCGCGACCGGGGCATCGCGTCGTACGGCTATGCACCTTTTCTCATACCAGAGGCCGATGAATCCGGGGTGCACGGGAACAACGAGCGGCTCTCGATCGCCAACATCCGCACCGGCACGCAGATGATGTACGAGATCGTGACGCGGATGGTCACCCCGTGAAGTTGGCATTGGCCGTCGGGGTCCTGGCGGCCGGCGCCTGTTCCCACGCGCCGCCCGTGGTGCGGCCGGCGGTGGATCCCGATCTCTACCGCTGCGCCGAGTTCGCCACGGCACAGCTCGGCTTCGTGGTTCGCCGCGACACCGGCACCTCGGCAACCCGCCTCACGGTGACCACGCGGCCCGATGTGCGGTCGGGCCAGTACGACGGGCTGGCCATCCGCTTGTTGGGCGACACGACGCGCGCCCATACCTGGCTCGAGGTTCAGCCATTCAGCGGCATCGTGACGGGCGGGGTGAGCGACGACCTGCTGATGGCCGGCCCGTCGGCCAGGCAGGCGGCGGCAGCGGTCGAACGGCGCTGCAACGGCGCCCCGGGGGGGCTCCGGGGCACCGTCCGGGGAGGCCGGGCGATTCCCCCGGCGGCACGCTAATTTTCCCCGATCACCATCAGCCCCCACCACTCATGAAGCCGTTCCGCCTTGCCAGCGTCACCGCGGCGTTCGTACTCGCCGCCTGCTCCGCGCCCAGCGTGACCACGCAGGCGCCGACCCCCGTGCGCCGGCCCACCGCACCGGCCGCCGAGCCCGCCAGCGTACCGCGGGCCACGTTCGCCACGCCGCCCACCGACTGGCAACTGCTCGACGAGGGCACGGACCACGTGCCGGGCATCAGCGTGCTCCGGGCCGACCAGGAGCTGCTCTCCGGGATGCAGCCCAAGCAGACGGTGCTCGTGGCAGTCATCGACGGCGGACTCGACACGGCGCAGGTGGACCTCGCCCCGCACCTCTGGCACAACCCGGGCGAGATTGCCGGCAACGGCAAGGACGACGATCACAACGGCTACGTGGACGACACCTGGGGGTGGGATTTCATCGGCGGTGCCGACGGCCGGGACATCGACCACGAGACGCTCGAAGTCACCCGTCTCTATTCGCGCTGCAACCACATCGCGCCGCTGAGCGTGGCCGGACCGAATCCGACGCCCGCCGAGTGCGCCCAGATCGACACCACGTTCCGGGCCGAGCGCGACTCGGCCTCGATGATCCTCGAAAACATCAACAACGCGGGCCGGGCGCTCGATCGCGCGACGGAGATCCTGAAGACCGCAATCCCCGATTCGCTCACCGCGGACCGCGTGAAGGCGTTCCAGCCCACCGGCCAGCTGCAGCAGCAGGCGCGCGCGATCTATCTCCAACTCGCCGCCGAGCACGTGGACCAGTCCGCCATCGGCGAGGCGCGCAAGGAGTACGAGTCGCAGGTGAAGTACGGCTACGACACGACCTATTTCCCGCGGCCGATCGTGGGCGACAACCTGATGGACCTGTCGCAGCGCGACTACGGCAACCGCGACGTCATGGGCCCCGACGCGCTGCACGGTTCGCACGTTTCGGGAATCATCGGCGCCGTGCCCGACGCCAAGGCGGG is drawn from Gemmatimonadaceae bacterium and contains these coding sequences:
- a CDS encoding DinB family protein; the encoded protein is MRKTFFPVIAGLLVSASPLFAQATSPVADALRGSLAGATRNLVAAAEEMPADKYSYHPTEAQMTFGQLVLHVATSNEFLCSRISGTTAPTEAKLTATSPKAELVARMKRSFAYCETSFAKLNDSGLTDSVPFFGGSKVTRAAAMMDMAADWADHYGAAAGYLRLNGMLPPTAKGRGGM
- a CDS encoding M20/M25/M40 family metallo-hydrolase; this translates as MTNPHRAAPSTRRVPTPPRVVVFCLIGALALLPAGARAQQSVDMAKLQDEAVSRIEQYIKINTTNPPGNEDQTMKFFARIFTAEGIPFDTASSAPGRGNIWARLKGGSQPALVLLSHMDVVPADPKYWSVDPFAATVKDGFLWGRGTLDTKTLGIVELEAFLTLHRTKAPLDRDVIFMATADEEAGAAFGAGWVMTHHPEAFAGAGFVLNEGGGGDVDQGRERFGIEVTQKVPYWFKLTATGTPRHGSEPQVASAVNRIVRSLYRLQTYQFAPRIIPAVDAYFKGLAPTAGPEWKDAFADMAKTIQDPDKLLRLQTEMPELAALTRNTCAITMLQASNKINVIPPEASAQLDCRLLPDQDVPAFKQELRDALNDPGITVEQLLGFTPAVSPTDNLLYRTIVDVTRQHYPDAAVVPAVSTGFTDSHFFRDRGIASYGYAPFLIPEADESGVHGNNERLSIANIRTGTQMMYEIVTRMVTP
- a CDS encoding S8 family peptidase, which translates into the protein MKPFRLASVTAAFVLAACSAPSVTTQAPTPVRRPTAPAAEPASVPRATFATPPTDWQLLDEGTDHVPGISVLRADQELLSGMQPKQTVLVAVIDGGLDTAQVDLAPHLWHNPGEIAGNGKDDDHNGYVDDTWGWDFIGGADGRDIDHETLEVTRLYSRCNHIAPLSVAGPNPTPAECAQIDTTFRAERDSASMILENINNAGRALDRATEILKTAIPDSLTADRVKAFQPTGQLQQQARAIYLQLAAEHVDQSAIGEARKEYESQVKYGYDTTYFPRPIVGDNLMDLSQRDYGNRDVMGPDALHGSHVSGIIGAVPDAKAGIQGVAQSVRIMMVRTVPDGDERDKDVANAIRYAVDNGAKVINMSFGKPYSPQKSVVDDAVKYADAHGVLMVHAAGNDGKDNDLGHNFPTAFYLDGGRAQDWIEVGASSWKGGDTLATSFSNYGQQRVDVFAPGLDIKSTIPGNKYERDSGTSMASPVVAGLAALIMSYYPNLTAADVKRIILASATRYATQMVARPGAKEGDPLVPFGTLSVTGGIVNAYAALQMAAKVSAGKQ
- a CDS encoding insulinase family protein encodes the protein MNSRRLTVLASLLLVPALRAQGAPALTRPLPVDTAVTIGTLPNGLRYYIRVNHKPEKRAELRLVVNAGSILETNQQLGLAHVIEHMAFEGTRHFPKNTLVSYLQSIGMQFGADLNASTGFDETVYQLTVPTDTERIVNSAFQILSDWAHGVLFDSSRVMAEREVVREEWRGDKGAEDRMMRQWLPIAFKGSRYADRLPIGTEQSIMTATPSRLRPFYDEWYRPDLMAVVAVGDFDAARIEALIKRDFSAIPNPAHEEPRPVAGIPDNAAPLVAIATDKEATASDVDVIFKMARRTTTTVGDYRRNLVGDLYLAMLNNRFDEMAQKPGAPFLDAGASRSSFYARTVEAFSLAADVKDGGIERGTAALLEEARRADQFGFLPDELERAKANLLRGYERAYDERDKTNSGSYVGEYVDNYLYHDPIPGIGWEYDAVKSLLPGITLAEVNAIGRSWFTPDNRVVIAEAPEKPGVEVPTRERLLAVMDSAAKLTLTPYTETVAGGPLLAPITTVGRVVAEQAVPAVNVTEWTLSNGARVVVKPTDFKADEILLSAYANGGTSLAPDSEYMSAALASQIAGLSGLGQFSRVDLGKKLSGKVAGVSAAIGGTEQTISGHASPKDLETLFQLIHLEFTGARLDTAAFEAFRNQVEPYLANRGASPDEVFSDTVQVTMGQHDFRSRPITPATFAEVDPHRALDFFKARFAGASGFTFVFVGNVNLDTLKALSERYLATIPAGHPETWKNVEKGPPTGVVERVVHKGVEPKANTMLFFTGPLDYAPQNRFDLRALAELLQMQVIETLREKLGGTYSPSVNAGTDFAPRQEYTMQVGFSSAPANVDTLVATTMELIETLQRQGPSAADVEKVKEQLLREHQVEVKQNAFWAGNIAARLRAGEDIAGLGDPYTAMITALTAAELQAAAKTYLNTGNYARFELLPGGK
- a CDS encoding DUF4342 domain-containing protein — its product is MADTTGNTEEHKVSGEGLVARVKELVHQGNIRRIIVKNDKGHTIFEIPLTFGLVGAAFMPVLVALGSIAALAAEYTLVVEKRGPDEK
- a CDS encoding DUF4404 family protein translates to MSERDLHALLSDLHHSLLDTTSVSEETKAMLEQLAADIRPIVEGGPGGPIAGGKAAGLRERLEGAMAAVEASHPALARAIERVADTLAFYNL
- a CDS encoding DEAD/DEAH box helicase encodes the protein MPFTGFKLHPDLLRGIKELGYQRPTPIQNDAIPPAMAGRDVLACAMTGSGKTAAFLLPVLHQLAGRPRGTTRALVITPTRELAAQILEDLNDLAVHTPLTGASVYGGVGMGPQEHAFRSGVDVIIATPGRLLDHFKAPYAKLAGLQYLVLDEADRMLDMGFLPEIRKILRHLPAKRQTLFFSATMPPAIGQLAREMLHDPVTLNIERQSAPAVGITQAVYPVPQELKSSLLVALLARGDMEQALVFTRTKHRANRLCEFLVKRGLKAERIHGNRSQAQRTAALDGFKRGIHRVLVATDIAARGIDVEALGHVVNFDVPNVPEDYIHRVGRTARAEATGDAFTMVSPEEEGELRGIERAIGKRLPRVILPDFDYKARVEGKLEVPLAERVAGIRARKAQERARAKAKDARRRG